A section of the Jannaschia sp. S6380 genome encodes:
- a CDS encoding PLP-dependent aminotransferase family protein, which translates to MDTINDRNVLHVDFGGDERPKYVVLESAVRAAISRGDLPCGTRLPPVRELAWRIGVTPGTVARAYSRLTDAGLLQAAVGRGTFVAEPDAPAPLYREFEALAVDSHPHGTGGDVHAVSMLSPTLPSVGQARLIRRLMGEIADDPPSGLMHYPVHENLRSARQAARDFLDHPLLGPLEVDDVTLTHGGQQAISLVLQAVLTGRRPIVLVEELSYPGFRRMAEMLRAEVVAVPIDAQGIIPEALAELARPADAQILCLSPDVQNPTCTTMPEARRRAIAAVARDCDLQILEDDCYMMGPPTLPTLRLIAPERTWHIASIAKTITPSLRLGFAIAPPGRRLALRRAAEYNSFGVGTPLADLTAALLPHPDLPGLMTQAREVVGTYVRAAVRILEGHDLSWREDVSFLWLTLPDGWRASAFVRAAEEVGVKLRAAEEYAAREANAPHAVRIAVNAGVNLSSFEAAIGRLRTLLDGPTERIGV; encoded by the coding sequence ATGGATACAATCAACGACCGGAATGTCCTGCATGTCGATTTCGGCGGTGACGAGCGACCGAAATACGTGGTGCTCGAATCCGCCGTCAGGGCCGCCATTTCGCGCGGCGATCTGCCCTGCGGCACGCGCCTGCCACCGGTGCGCGAACTGGCCTGGCGGATCGGCGTGACGCCGGGCACGGTCGCGCGGGCCTATTCGCGGCTGACCGATGCCGGTCTCCTGCAGGCTGCCGTCGGTCGCGGAACGTTCGTGGCCGAACCCGACGCGCCGGCCCCCCTCTATCGCGAGTTCGAGGCACTGGCCGTCGATTCGCATCCGCACGGCACCGGTGGCGACGTGCACGCGGTGTCGATGCTGTCGCCGACGCTGCCATCGGTCGGGCAGGCGCGCCTGATCCGACGCCTGATGGGCGAGATCGCGGATGATCCGCCATCGGGCCTGATGCACTACCCGGTCCACGAGAACCTGCGGTCCGCCCGCCAGGCCGCGCGCGACTTTCTGGACCATCCCCTTCTCGGTCCGCTGGAGGTCGACGACGTCACGCTGACCCATGGCGGGCAGCAGGCGATCTCGCTCGTGCTGCAGGCGGTGCTGACCGGCCGCCGCCCGATCGTGCTGGTCGAGGAGTTGTCCTATCCGGGCTTCCGGCGCATGGCCGAGATGCTGCGCGCCGAGGTCGTGGCTGTGCCGATCGACGCGCAGGGCATCATACCCGAGGCATTGGCCGAACTGGCCCGCCCCGCCGACGCGCAGATCCTCTGCCTGTCGCCCGACGTCCAGAACCCGACCTGCACCACCATGCCCGAAGCCCGGCGGCGGGCGATCGCGGCGGTGGCGCGGGACTGCGACCTGCAGATCCTGGAGGACGACTGCTACATGATGGGTCCGCCGACCCTGCCCACCCTGCGCCTGATCGCGCCGGAGCGGACGTGGCACATCGCCTCCATCGCCAAGACGATCACCCCCTCGTTGCGCCTGGGCTTCGCCATCGCGCCGCCGGGCCGCCGGCTGGCGCTGCGACGGGCGGCGGAATACAACTCCTTCGGCGTCGGCACGCCCTTGGCGGACCTGACGGCGGCGCTTCTGCCGCACCCGGACCTGCCCGGCCTCATGACCCAGGCGCGCGAGGTGGTCGGCACCTATGTCCGCGCGGCGGTCCGCATCCTGGAGGGGCACGACCTGTCCTGGCGCGAGGATGTCTCGTTCCTGTGGCTGACCCTGCCCGATGGCTGGCGCGCCAGCGCCTTCGTGCGCGCCGCCGAGGAGGTGGGCGTCAAGCTGCGCGCAGCCGAGGAATACGCCGCGCGCGAGGCCAATGCCCCCCATGCCGTCCGCATCGCGGTCAACGCCGGCGTTAATCTTTCCAGCTTCGAGGCCGCGATCGGGCGGTTGCGCACGCTTCTGGACGGCCCGACGGAACGGATCGGGGTCTAA
- a CDS encoding PaaI family thioesterase yields MLKMDAPALEAFLAREFPQVNGDFTVERVDDDGVAVRLAVGERHLRPGGTVSGPSMFALADVAIYLAILSRLGPVALAVTTNCAIDFMRKPAAATDLICDARLLKLGRVLAIGDCLIRSEGRDAPVARASLTYSIPPAPVTPTGS; encoded by the coding sequence ATGCTCAAGATGGACGCGCCCGCGCTGGAGGCGTTCCTCGCCCGCGAATTTCCACAGGTGAACGGCGATTTCACCGTCGAGCGGGTCGACGACGACGGCGTCGCGGTGCGCTTGGCGGTCGGCGAGCGGCACCTGCGCCCCGGGGGCACGGTCTCGGGCCCGTCGATGTTCGCGCTGGCCGATGTCGCGATCTACCTGGCGATCCTGTCGCGACTGGGGCCCGTCGCGCTCGCGGTCACGACGAATTGCGCCATCGACTTCATGCGCAAGCCGGCCGCTGCGACCGACCTGATCTGCGACGCGCGCCTGCTGAAGCTGGGGCGGGTGCTTGCGATCGGGGATTGCCTCATTCGGTCCGAGGGGCGCGACGCCCCGGTCGCACGCGCGTCGCTGACCTATTCGATCCCGCCGGCGCCCGTCACTCCGACCGGCAGTTGA
- a CDS encoding ABC transporter permease gives MLRIYVIAFMAFLYAPILLLPVFAFNDGTVIAFPLDGFTTEWFAALRTNRELHSALFNSLTVAVSSSVLAVLLGLAAARANVRYRFPGKAAAMGLIMLPLVLPEIIVATSLLVVAVRFFGWSLSLWTVVAAHVLICTPFAIAILNASFQALDPAMEEASIDLGETRASTFRLVTLPLVMPGIVAALLICFTISLDEFIIAFFLTGSDTTLPVYIWSLLRFPRELPVIMALGTILVILSILILTLAEWNRRRGLRRAGVKDTGGFL, from the coding sequence ATGCTGCGAATCTACGTCATCGCCTTCATGGCGTTCCTTTACGCACCGATCCTGCTGCTGCCGGTCTTCGCGTTCAACGACGGCACGGTCATCGCGTTTCCGCTCGACGGGTTCACCACGGAATGGTTCGCCGCCCTGCGCACCAACCGGGAGCTGCATTCGGCGCTCTTCAATTCGCTGACGGTGGCGGTGTCGTCGTCGGTGCTGGCGGTCCTGCTGGGGCTGGCGGCGGCGCGGGCGAACGTGCGCTATCGCTTTCCGGGCAAGGCCGCGGCGATGGGCCTGATCATGCTGCCGCTGGTCCTGCCCGAGATCATCGTGGCCACGTCGCTGCTGGTCGTGGCGGTTCGGTTCTTCGGGTGGTCGCTCTCGCTCTGGACGGTGGTGGCGGCGCATGTCCTGATCTGCACGCCCTTCGCGATCGCGATCCTGAACGCCAGTTTCCAGGCCCTCGACCCCGCGATGGAGGAGGCGTCGATCGACCTGGGCGAGACGCGCGCCTCGACCTTCCGTCTGGTCACGCTGCCGCTGGTGATGCCGGGCATCGTCGCGGCGCTGCTGATCTGCTTCACCATCTCGCTGGACGAATTCATCATCGCCTTCTTCCTGACCGGGTCGGACACGACCCTGCCCGTCTATATCTGGTCGCTACTGCGCTTCCCGCGCGAGCTGCCGGTCATTATGGCGCTGGGCACGATCCTCGTGATCCTGTCGATCCTGATCCTGACGCTGGCCGAATGGAACCGACGCCGCGGGCTGCGCCGCGCCGGCGTGAAGGACACCGGAGGGTTCCTTTGA
- a CDS encoding LysM peptidoglycan-binding domain-containing M23 family metallopeptidase translates to MSGTGKRTRWAGILLGATIIAGCSEFQSGNLDFDLRDDAGTSGGVTVSPAERPEPDARGLITYPNYQVAVARRGDTVADVAGRVGIGAGELARFNGLTPDARLNADAVLALPRRVTGASTPGGRPDITTIAGAAIDRAAPGAARPAVTVQPGQEPVRHRVARGETAFSIARLYGVSPSSLAEWNGLGPDLAVREGQYLLIPLVIAPDGATAVAAPDPGQGTATPVPPSASSALPETVEAEPLPPSPNLDQFRTDASGTAEPVAPAAPQPAASGPTRLSRPVAGEVLRPFSDRNEGVDFRAAEGTAVQAAAAGTVAAITRDTDQVPILVLRHADGLLTVYANIKDITVEKGDSITAGQRLASVGGGDPSFLHFEVRRGFDAVDPAPLLR, encoded by the coding sequence ATGTCCGGGACAGGCAAGCGGACCCGCTGGGCGGGCATTCTTCTTGGCGCGACGATCATTGCGGGGTGTTCGGAGTTTCAATCGGGAAACCTCGATTTCGACCTGCGCGACGATGCCGGCACGTCGGGCGGCGTCACGGTCAGCCCGGCCGAGCGGCCCGAACCCGACGCGCGCGGGCTGATCACCTATCCGAACTACCAGGTCGCCGTGGCACGCCGCGGCGACACCGTGGCGGACGTGGCCGGACGCGTCGGCATCGGCGCCGGGGAACTGGCCCGGTTCAACGGCCTGACGCCCGATGCGCGGCTGAACGCGGATGCCGTGCTGGCCCTGCCGCGCCGGGTCACGGGCGCGTCCACGCCGGGTGGGCGGCCCGACATCACCACCATCGCGGGCGCGGCGATAGATCGCGCCGCGCCTGGGGCCGCACGGCCCGCCGTTACCGTCCAGCCCGGGCAGGAGCCGGTGCGCCACCGCGTCGCGCGGGGCGAGACGGCCTTCTCCATCGCGCGCCTTTACGGTGTCAGCCCGTCGTCGCTGGCGGAGTGGAACGGCCTCGGGCCCGACCTCGCCGTGCGCGAGGGGCAGTACCTGCTGATCCCGCTGGTGATTGCGCCTGACGGCGCCACGGCGGTTGCGGCGCCGGATCCGGGGCAGGGGACGGCGACGCCGGTTCCGCCCTCGGCCAGTTCCGCGCTGCCCGAGACGGTCGAGGCAGAGCCGCTCCCGCCCAGCCCGAACCTCGACCAGTTCCGTACCGATGCCAGCGGCACCGCCGAGCCGGTCGCGCCGGCCGCGCCGCAGCCTGCGGCCTCCGGTCCGACGAGGCTGAGCCGTCCGGTCGCGGGCGAGGTGCTGCGCCCGTTCTCCGACCGCAACGAGGGCGTGGATTTTCGTGCCGCCGAGGGCACGGCCGTCCAGGCCGCCGCGGCGGGCACTGTGGCTGCGATCACCCGCGACACCGATCAGGTGCCGATCCTGGTGCTGCGCCATGCCGACGGGTTGCTGACGGTCTATGCGAACATCAAGGACATCACCGTGGAGAAGGGCGACTCGATCACGGCCGGGCAACGCCTCGCGAGTGTTGGCGGCGGCGACCCGTCCTTCCTGCACTTCGAGGTGCGCCGCGGCTTCGACGCGGTCGATCCGGCCCCCCTCCTGCGGTGA
- the surE gene encoding 5'/3'-nucleotidase SurE: MRILITNDDGIGAPGLATLHEIACNVAGADGEVWTVAPAFEQSGVGHCINYIKPSMISKLEARRFALEGSPADCVLAGLGYLVDGPVDLVLSGVNRGNNAGENTVYSGTVGAAMEAALQGVRGIALSQFYGPGNVDLDDPFEAAATHGAACVTRLMEDAPWGGDDYKLFYNVNFPPVAAGKVRGLAAVAQGYRGDGRMGVSPQTAPSGREYLWIRGSAQGETTQDGTDVRANLDGWVSVTPMRCDLTCRAALGDLQGVLDDYG, from the coding sequence ATGCGCATTCTGATCACCAACGACGACGGCATCGGTGCCCCGGGTCTGGCGACCTTGCACGAGATCGCCTGCAACGTCGCCGGCGCCGATGGCGAGGTCTGGACCGTCGCGCCCGCGTTCGAGCAGTCGGGCGTGGGCCACTGCATCAACTACATCAAGCCATCGATGATCTCGAAGCTCGAGGCGCGGCGTTTCGCGCTGGAGGGATCGCCCGCCGATTGCGTGCTGGCCGGGCTTGGGTATCTGGTCGACGGACCGGTCGATCTGGTCCTGTCCGGCGTCAACCGGGGCAACAATGCGGGCGAGAACACCGTTTATTCCGGCACGGTTGGCGCGGCGATGGAGGCGGCGCTGCAGGGCGTCCGCGGCATCGCGCTGTCGCAGTTCTATGGCCCGGGCAATGTCGATCTGGACGATCCGTTCGAAGCGGCCGCCACCCACGGCGCGGCCTGCGTCACGCGCCTGATGGAGGACGCACCCTGGGGCGGCGACGACTACAAGCTGTTCTACAACGTGAATTTCCCCCCCGTTGCGGCGGGCAAGGTGCGTGGACTGGCCGCCGTGGCGCAGGGCTATCGTGGCGACGGACGCATGGGCGTCAGTCCGCAGACCGCGCCCTCGGGGCGCGAATACCTCTGGATCCGTGGCAGCGCACAGGGCGAGACGACGCAGGACGGCACCGACGTGCGCGCGAATCTCGACGGGTGGGTGTCGGTCACGCCGATGCGCTGCGACCTGACCTGCCGCGCCGCGTTAGGGGATCTGCAAGGGGTGCTCGACGATTATGGATGA
- the rplM gene encoding 50S ribosomal protein L13 produces MKTFTMTPDAIDKKWILIDAEGIVLGRLASIVATRLRGKHKPTFTPSMDMGDNVIVINADKVQITGNKREKPNYWHTGHPGGIKSRTTQQILDGKHPERVVMQAVKRMLPGNKLSRQIMTNLRVYASADHPHEAQSPEVLDVRSMNPKNTRSA; encoded by the coding sequence ATGAAGACCTTCACCATGACCCCCGACGCGATCGACAAGAAGTGGATCCTGATCGACGCCGAAGGCATCGTTCTGGGACGCCTCGCCTCGATCGTCGCCACGCGCCTGCGTGGCAAGCACAAGCCGACCTTCACGCCGTCCATGGACATGGGCGACAACGTGATCGTGATCAACGCCGATAAGGTACAGATCACCGGCAACAAGCGCGAGAAGCCGAACTACTGGCACACCGGCCATCCCGGCGGCATCAAGTCGCGCACCACGCAGCAGATCCTCGACGGCAAGCACCCCGAGCGGGTCGTCATGCAGGCCGTCAAGCGCATGCTGCCCGGCAACAAGCTGTCGCGTCAGATCATGACGAACCTGCGCGTCTACGCCTCGGCCGACCACCCGCACGAGGCGCAGTCGCCCGAGGTGCTGGACGTCCGTTCGATGAATCCCAAGAACACCCGGAGCGCGTGA
- a CDS encoding protein-L-isoaspartate(D-aspartate) O-methyltransferase, with product MTPEDTMRLLVALRSRGVTNMRVLTAMEQVDRARFVSPTFAARAFEDVPLPVASGQTISQPSVVGLMTQALDPQPRDKVLEVGTGTGYQAAILSKLARRVYTVERHRALTRLARVNHAALGLTNITQITGDGSHGLEEQAPFDRILVTAAAEDTPGPLLAQLRIGGSMVLPVGVSDHVQTLIKVTRTADGYEYDELSPVRFVPLVEGVEHD from the coding sequence ATGACGCCCGAGGACACCATGCGCCTTCTCGTCGCGCTCCGCTCCCGCGGGGTGACGAACATGCGCGTCCTGACCGCGATGGAGCAGGTCGACCGGGCCCGCTTCGTCAGCCCCACCTTCGCCGCGCGCGCGTTCGAGGACGTGCCCCTGCCGGTCGCGTCGGGGCAGACCATCAGCCAGCCTTCGGTCGTGGGCCTGATGACGCAGGCGCTCGACCCGCAGCCCCGCGACAAGGTTCTCGAGGTCGGTACGGGCACCGGCTACCAGGCCGCGATCCTGTCGAAGCTGGCCCGCCGCGTCTATACCGTCGAACGTCACCGTGCCCTGACGCGGCTGGCGCGCGTGAACCACGCCGCACTCGGCCTGACCAACATCACCCAGATCACCGGCGACGGCAGTCACGGTCTGGAGGAGCAGGCCCCCTTCGACCGCATCCTGGTTACCGCCGCCGCCGAGGACACGCCCGGACCGCTGTTGGCACAGCTTCGCATCGGCGGTAGCATGGTGCTGCCCGTCGGGGTGTCCGATCACGTGCAGACCCTGATCAAGGTGACGCGCACCGCGGACGGGTACGAATACGACGAACTGAGTCCGGTGCGCTTCGTGCCGCTGGTCGAAGGGGTGGAACACGACTGA
- a CDS encoding NAD(P)/FAD-dependent oxidoreductase: MSGQVDCDVAIVGAGLSGICAAHHLTRDGARRSVTLFEARDGIGGTWDLFRYPGIRSDSDMATLGYGFRPWTSEKAIADGPAILSYVRDTARDLGLNDKIRFRHRLVAADWQGDVARWRLTFEMGDTGETVTQQVTCRWLYLCTGYYDYARGHRPDIPGLDAFAGPVLHPQHWPEGFDPAGRRIVVVGSGATAVTLVPELARSAAHVTMLQRSPTHIVAMPSTDRVANGLRRVFGERRGHALTRWKNILLTMGFYQASRRAPGMIARLIRRAAARAAGSAVDPDLDLTPAYDPWDQRLCIVPDGDLFHALRDGRAAIVTDRIDAVTARGGRTRSGRDIAADAIVLATGLRLQVAGGATLSRDGVPIDIGRAFAYKGVMYSGVPNLSMALGYINASWTLKCELIARYTRRLLDHMDEGGFDWAVPDAPPPDLPVRPTFELSSGYLERARDRIPRQTDRAPWRMLQNYIVDRRLLGAGTVTDAMTFGRAGAPVQNPERVLSTPPLNA; encoded by the coding sequence GTGAGCGGACAGGTCGACTGCGACGTCGCGATCGTGGGCGCGGGCCTCTCGGGGATCTGCGCGGCCCATCACCTGACGCGGGACGGCGCCCGCCGCAGCGTCACCCTGTTCGAGGCGCGCGATGGTATCGGCGGCACCTGGGACCTGTTCCGCTATCCCGGCATCCGGTCCGATTCCGACATGGCGACACTGGGCTACGGCTTCCGTCCCTGGACCTCCGAGAAGGCCATCGCCGACGGCCCCGCCATCCTGTCCTATGTCCGCGACACGGCGCGCGACCTTGGCCTGAACGACAAGATCCGGTTCCGGCACCGCCTGGTCGCCGCCGACTGGCAGGGGGATGTCGCGCGCTGGCGCCTGACCTTCGAAATGGGCGACACCGGCGAGACGGTGACGCAGCAGGTCACCTGTCGCTGGCTGTATCTCTGCACGGGATACTATGACTATGCGCGGGGTCACCGCCCGGACATTCCAGGATTGGACGCTTTCGCCGGCCCGGTCCTGCATCCGCAACACTGGCCCGAAGGGTTCGATCCGGCCGGCCGACGGATCGTCGTCGTCGGCTCCGGCGCGACGGCGGTGACGCTGGTGCCGGAACTGGCGCGGTCGGCGGCACATGTCACGATGCTCCAGCGTTCGCCCACCCATATCGTCGCGATGCCATCGACGGACCGCGTGGCGAACGGCCTGCGCCGCGTCTTCGGCGAACGCCGGGGGCATGCGCTGACCCGCTGGAAGAACATTCTGCTGACGATGGGGTTCTACCAAGCCTCGCGCCGCGCGCCCGGCATGATCGCGCGGCTGATCCGTCGCGCGGCGGCCCGGGCGGCCGGGTCGGCCGTCGACCCGGACCTGGATCTGACGCCCGCCTACGACCCCTGGGACCAGCGCCTCTGCATCGTGCCCGACGGCGATCTGTTCCACGCCTTGCGGGACGGGCGCGCCGCGATCGTGACCGATCGGATCGACGCGGTGACGGCGCGGGGGGGCCGCACGCGGTCGGGCCGCGATATCGCGGCGGACGCGATCGTCCTGGCCACGGGCCTGCGCCTTCAGGTCGCGGGTGGCGCGACACTGTCGCGCGACGGCGTGCCGATCGATATCGGTCGGGCCTTCGCGTACAAGGGCGTGATGTATTCGGGCGTGCCGAACCTGTCGATGGCGCTGGGCTATATCAACGCGTCCTGGACGCTGAAATGCGAGCTGATCGCGCGCTATACCCGACGTCTGCTGGACCATATGGACGAAGGCGGGTTCGACTGGGCGGTGCCCGATGCGCCGCCGCCCGATCTGCCCGTTCGACCGACGTTCGAGCTGTCGTCTGGCTACCTCGAACGGGCCCGCGACAGGATCCCGCGCCAGACCGACCGCGCGCCCTGGCGGATGCTGCAGAACTACATCGTCGACCGGCGCCTGCTGGGTGCCGGGACGGTGACCGACGCGATGACCTTCGGTCGGGCCGGCGCGCCCGTGCAAAATCCCGAGAGGGTTCTTTCAACTCCGCCCCTGAACGCGTAA
- the rpsI gene encoding 30S ribosomal protein S9: protein MAEQINSLEDLKGAVDTSAAPSGEGEVLLDTSAPREPVRDELGRSYATGKRKDAVARVWIKPGSGKVTVNGKDINKYFARPVLQMILKQPFEITDREGQFDVMATVKGGGLSGQAGAVKHGVSKALQLYEPGLRAPLKAAGFLTRDSRVVERKKYGKAKARKSFQFSKR from the coding sequence ATGGCCGAGCAAATCAACTCCCTCGAAGACCTCAAGGGCGCCGTCGACACCTCCGCCGCGCCGTCGGGCGAGGGTGAGGTCCTGCTGGACACCTCCGCCCCGCGCGAGCCCGTCCGCGACGAACTCGGCCGTTCCTACGCGACCGGCAAGCGCAAGGACGCGGTCGCTCGCGTCTGGATCAAGCCCGGCTCCGGCAAGGTCACGGTCAACGGCAAGGACATCAACAAGTACTTCGCCCGCCCCGTGCTGCAGATGATCCTGAAGCAGCCGTTCGAGATCACCGACCGCGAAGGCCAGTTCGACGTCATGGCGACCGTGAAGGGCGGCGGCCTGTCGGGTCAGGCCGGCGCGGTCAAGCACGGCGTCTCGAAGGCCCTGCAACTGTACGAACCCGGGTTGCGTGCGCCGCTCAAGGCGGCGGGCTTCCTGACCCGCGACAGCCGCGTGGTGGAGCGCAAGAAGTACGGCAAGGCCAAGGCCCGCAAGAGCTTCCAGTTCTCCAAGCGCTGA
- a CDS encoding ABC transporter permease, which produces MDQDRKRGLTLIAPPLIYALALLAGPLLAILMFSFWTQDYLTIDRTPTLANYREALTDPIYRTIMLRSLWISGAVTLVTVILAFPVAYYVSFRVRPDRKSLWLFLITIPFWTSYLLRIFLWKVILGYNGVLNSSLTGLGLIDEPLTFILYNANAVIITLSHAFAPFAILPIFVALEKIDRNLLEAARDLGCGAVTTFFRVTLPLAMPGVVAALLIVFIPTVGDYVTPEQVGGSNGKMIANMIQTQFLGLNNAPMGATLAVIAMMIVTVISLAVVWFARRLAGGRT; this is translated from the coding sequence TTGGACCAGGACAGAAAACGCGGGCTGACGCTGATCGCGCCGCCGCTGATCTATGCGCTGGCGCTTCTGGCCGGTCCCTTGCTGGCCATCCTGATGTTCAGCTTCTGGACGCAGGACTATCTGACCATCGACCGGACGCCGACGCTCGCCAACTACCGCGAGGCGCTGACCGATCCGATCTATCGCACGATCATGCTGCGCAGCCTGTGGATCAGCGGGGCCGTCACGCTGGTCACCGTGATCCTGGCATTCCCGGTCGCCTACTACGTCAGCTTCCGGGTGCGCCCCGATCGCAAGTCGCTCTGGCTGTTCCTGATCACCATCCCGTTCTGGACCAGCTATCTGCTTCGGATTTTCCTGTGGAAGGTGATTCTGGGCTACAACGGCGTGCTGAATTCCTCGCTCACCGGGCTGGGCCTGATCGACGAGCCGCTGACCTTCATCCTCTACAACGCGAACGCGGTCATCATCACGCTCAGCCACGCCTTCGCGCCCTTCGCGATCCTGCCGATCTTCGTCGCGCTGGAAAAGATCGACCGCAACCTGCTGGAAGCCGCCCGTGACCTGGGCTGTGGCGCGGTCACGACCTTCTTCCGCGTGACCCTGCCACTGGCGATGCCGGGCGTGGTCGCGGCGCTGCTGATCGTGTTCATCCCGACGGTGGGCGACTACGTCACGCCCGAACAGGTGGGCGGGTCGAACGGCAAGATGATCGCGAACATGATCCAGACGCAGTTCCTGGGCCTCAACAACGCGCCGATGGGGGCCACGCTGGCGGTGATCGCGATGATGATCGTCACCGTCATCTCGCTGGCGGTGGTGTGGTTCGCGCGGCGGCTGGCCGGGGGGCGGACCTGA
- a CDS encoding enoyl-CoA hydratase: MSDILQHRQTGPIATLTLNAPGSLNALSDAMLAALRDALSEIGSGDARVVVLRAEGRAFCAGHDLREMQAMRQAEDGGAAAFADLFDRCAAVMAQIRNLPQPVIARVHGLATAAGCQLVATCDLAVAAADARFGVNGVDIGLFCSTPMVALTRNVGRKRAFEMLSMGRFLSAEEAVQAGLVNRAVPSDALDECIDDYATHLAKKLPGAVRVGKSIFHAQAEMPVEDAYRLARDAMVANLSDDDTAEGIQAFLEKRAPRWTQ, encoded by the coding sequence ATGTCCGACATCCTGCAACACCGGCAAACCGGCCCGATCGCCACGTTGACGCTGAACGCACCCGGTTCGCTGAACGCGCTGTCGGACGCCATGCTGGCCGCGCTGCGCGACGCCTTGTCGGAAATCGGCTCCGGTGACGCGCGGGTCGTTGTCCTGCGCGCCGAGGGCCGGGCCTTCTGCGCCGGCCACGACCTGCGCGAGATGCAGGCGATGCGTCAGGCCGAAGACGGGGGCGCGGCCGCCTTCGCCGACCTGTTCGACCGTTGCGCCGCGGTGATGGCGCAGATCCGCAACCTGCCCCAGCCGGTCATCGCGCGTGTCCATGGCCTTGCCACGGCGGCGGGCTGCCAGCTCGTCGCGACCTGTGACCTTGCGGTCGCCGCCGCCGACGCGCGTTTCGGCGTGAACGGGGTGGATATCGGTCTGTTCTGCTCGACCCCCATGGTCGCGCTGACGCGGAACGTCGGCCGCAAGCGCGCGTTCGAGATGCTGTCGATGGGTCGGTTCCTGTCGGCCGAAGAGGCGGTGCAGGCCGGGCTGGTCAACCGCGCCGTGCCGTCCGACGCGCTGGACGAATGTATCGACGACTACGCCACGCATCTGGCGAAGAAGCTGCCGGGTGCGGTGCGTGTCGGCAAGAGCATCTTCCATGCCCAGGCCGAGATGCCGGTCGAAGACGCCTATCGACTGGCCCGCGACGCGATGGTCGCCAATCTGTCGGATGACGATACGGCAGAGGGGATACAGGCCTTCCTCGAAAAGCGCGCCCCCCGCTGGACGCAGTGA